The sequence ATGGAACTTCATTCGACCAAAGATTTTCATCAGAATCAAGGTCTCAAAGGATACATTATGGTACAGCTGGTACATTTATCAACTGTGAAATACAAATTCAGGAACATAGGAACTCTAACAaaatcttttaaatatatagatcattttagaaaatatacGTGCAGGCTATGGAAGTCAGCAATGAGGTCAGCAATATTGACACAAGGTTCACCCCATTGTTGTCAAGAATGCTAAGTCCTGAAATCTTTTTCACTGTTGGCCCTGGTTTTCCCACAACCTGCATTGGACAAGAAGAAATTGCTAAGTGGAGCTTAAAATACCCAAGAATTATACGCATACTGAGCCGGTGGTAAATCTAGGGACAATGACTTAAATGTACCTTATTGCGAACAGTGCAGAACCCACTGAACTGCAGTGTTGCTCCCAAAAGAGAATCTATAAGACTTCCACCAAGTCCAGCCATAGCTGAAAGAGGTATTACCAATAGCTGCTTTACAGCTACATCATATGTGCACTTTGTTGTGAGAAATCCAAGGAGAACAAAAGTTAGTCCAATGACACTGCCTCCAGCTGCAGCTGCGAGGAGCCCTGCTTGTGTCACACCACCATTAGTTCCCTTCCGAACAGGCTGAAAACCAAACAGGACAGAATTAAGATCcataattttatgtatttaagaAGCAAGTCTTCCTTTAGTCCATATGATTAAAGgcataagaaattttaaaaagcatAAAAGTCACTTCTTATCACATAGCAACTATTTCAGAATTGGGGTTTTAAAATTGAGATACATGGATACATGGATGATTGCTTCAAATAATagaaataaagtaataataaataagccctaaaaagagaaaagagaaaaagtaaatGGGGTGGATGTAAAGAAAAACCGTCGTCATCATGACATAGACAAGATTTAATTATTATGAAACATAAACGTGTATATTATGTTCCACTCATAATAGAGCCAAAACTGCAAGCACAAGCCTAACATAACAAAATTGTGAGAAGTGAATCTTCTAGGACATAAGTGAGAGCTTTTAACCAGATTAAGTTGAACAGGTAAAAATAACGGAACAAGTCCATAACCTAAGTTGCATAAGAGGGATGACAAAAACTACTCAAAGCTACTTCCTAGCTGTAATGGCTGCATTTGGTAGCCATAGCAGATAATTGGATATTATTTCTTCTGACATCTAACTACAGGTACTCCACACATGTTTCTGTGCACAGAAATGGGAGAATGccacaaaaatagaaaaactaatACAGATAATCTTTTGAAGCAAGAGAGTATTAACCTTGAAGGTTGTAATTAGGCGAGGTTGTGCTTCACTAAGTACCCCAATCTCGGAAGACCAAGTGTCTCCATTACAGCAGCAATAGTGACCAATAATGCCACCAATGAGAGATGTAATCAGACTTGAGTCTTTTGAGTCCAAACATTTGTCCTGCCATCCGGCCAATTTCCATACAATCACAGCCAAAATTGCAGCAATGCCACTATTGAACAGAACTTGTATCCTGAAAAGAACACGGAACAAGCTTATCAAAGAGAGAATCAACAATTTCGTGCTTAGCCATTCTAGATGCTTCACAGAGGTACATTGTGCATAAGCACATATACATGCTGGTCCTATTCATTTTCATCTTTACAATATCACTGTGTTCAGGATTATGAAACGACcattcacatttatttttaatcaacAACTTGTTCAATAATCATGTGATCTATTCTAATCACTTAATgagttctattttttatttttttaagtaatcaCTTAACGAGCTATGTGTTTAAAATACACGTAAATGGTCATCTGATTGCCACATGCTGAGCGGAGATTCCTCTAAACTAATTTAGAGAAAACCATTGTCTATATCTACTTTACATTTCTGGGCATGAGCAATTTGTTATGATTCTTTTACAACTAGTATCCTacggaaaattattgaatattccgggagtaccataaatgcgtactccttcctctcacatgaattgtgggtcctaccataaatttaattagtggaacaCACAATTATGTAAGAGGAGAgaatacgcatttatgatactctgAGAGTACCCAATAATTACCCATATCCTACCAAGAACTATAAAGAACAAGTTGACTTCACATCAAAATGTGAAACATGCAAGGTTTAATTAAAGAAGTAGATGGCCAGCCTCCAATATGAACTGTCTAATTAATTAGTGTTATAAAACGGTGAGGTCCAACAGAATCAAACATTTTTCATGAAGAGGGCccaataaaaagagaaaaactcacaatcatatatcaaatataattgactctcaaaaaaaaaaaattatcaaatataatTAATAGCATATAACTCCACAATATTCAAACAAAATTGAACTTCAGAAACACAGACACGAGCACAGAACAAGGTAACACaacaattcttaaaaaaattaaggcatAACAAGGTGGGATAGGATAATTAATTAGTATCAttggatatatattttttatttataggcATATTTTAgatttactttaaaatttcaaaataaataacaattattaaAATCTCTTGAAACATAGctaaaatcaaaagttttattttcctCCCAACGAGCAAAGAACAGGCCGCAGGAGTGTCACAGGGTGTCCGTGTCGGACACGCCGTGATATTTTGGAGAGTCAACGCTTCtataaactaattaaaaaaacaaaaacaaaaacaacaacggAGAATTGAAGATTGTTATTGATACCAATTTCTTTGGCCACCTTCTTTGAAATCAGCATCGACGCGTCGTTTTTTCTCTTCGCCAACCTTGGTCAGCTTAGacgaagaaaaaaagaacacaagCAGCAAAGCTCCGTaccttttttataaaataaaataaaaacattttcttagGAAACAAACAGAATCTAAActgtattattaaaaataaaaagggaaaactagaatgaaaagaaaaaggctgACCTGTATCCGACAGCAATGTGAAGGGTCATAACAATGAAACCAGCAAGAGCTCCGGAAAGGTCAAGGGATTTTCTTCGGTAAGCTCTAATTGCAATTAAGGAGGAGATTAACGCTGCGATTAAAGGTTGAATCAtgattttttccatttttgccCCTGTAGTATTGGATgggtaatgtttttttttttttaaggttggtttttttttgttcagtTTTTTCAGTTCTTAGTTCTCAAAGCATAATCGAATGTGGGAAATGAAGGTGGTTAGGTTAAGGTTAGGGTTAAGGTAGCAGAATTTATAAGAGAGAAGTCGATGATGTAATATGATATGTTGTGAACTTTTCCGGCTTTTTTTAGTGAGTAGTGAGTTTTGACTTTCTTGAAGATGATGACATTTTACACtgttggaaaatgctaaaagcctaaaagatGTGTGCGTGAttgcttctttatttttatttatttattttttctttttctgttgaACAAAGTTCCTCTTCAAAACTTTCTTGAAAATGACAATATTTTATACtattggaaaatgctaaaagcctaaaagatGCGTGCGTGactgcttctttctttttctttttcttgaataaaatttctttccaaactaattagtgataaacttttcaaacatctcatatatatatattttttttgtgaattttgaaaatctaactgttgaatttcatgttccttatgttcttagcatgcatatcaaatttcgttcaaattggatattatttactattcgatcaataaacttattttttatacacaattttaaatcataaaaatttgaaattttaacatttgtttgatgagatagcaattaatctttaatcttcttaaaattttacatgcatgaaaaatataataagaatatgtaatctaacagttagattttcaaaatttatactcaatatagagatatatgaggagtttgtagagtttctctccaaactagtttggggagaaactttgttctttttttttttttttctcttttttgctaCTATTTCCTATCAGATCGTGGCATTAACCAATGTGCGGCATGCAAGATCGTGTCCTTCATACTTTATATAAAGGGTCTAGTTAATGTGTACCCATAGAGTATACATTAATCatcaattttgagaaaacttTTACGAGAAATTGAAAAACTTGTAAAAacaattatttactttttcgttttttcataaaaaatttcctaaattggTTTACTATTGTgtaccctaagggcacacattagtaaatcCTTTATATAAATTTGGAGTATCCAAAaagaattattaatttattaaaagatgATTAAAGCGAGtggatgaaaatgaaatgaaatctaTTGGGCATAATTTCAAATCTCAACTTTTCTAAAAAGGAATTGGGAAAAGGTTACACCATGCCTAAAGGTACTgccttataaattttttatagaaaaataaaaaaattattaattttttcaacaaatttttatatttcttataaaagtggtattaaaatttgttcaaaatagtttattaacaaattttcCAATGGTACCTATTAACTATTGTACCCAACCCAAAGAAATTATTGTAATGAGCACCTAACTAATAAGTCtacttgtagctcaactaattAGTATCTTTTAGTATTTCTAATAGAGACATTCAATATTTAAATCTCCCCACcccaactattaaattattaaaaatataaataagtcTACTAGTCTAGTCTAGTaaggaataaaattttatagtttctttttcataattttttttttaatacaaggtagaatttctattctagcctaatttaagtatatatgtgtgtgaagctccttcTTGGATACTTGAATCTCAGTTTTTACCccctcacaccccacaagtatttatacttgtggagtaaccaccgcaccaagggtgcgcggtggttttttcataatttttgaaGTCACTTGTAATTGCAGAGCAATAAATGTGATGTTACTAGTGAATTCGTGTGAACATGGAGAGAGAATTTGAACCTAAATGTCTTTGTTGAAATACTAGGAGTCATGAAGTGCTAACTAtttgagttacaagactctaagagcatctccaatagcttcagaaaatttttgtactgtttggagaatgaacaatGACATTTAGTTTTTACccacccactttttcaaatatacttccaacagattctctatctcatttaaatattatttcttcattcattgtttattctttttttaatcatcatttattctttttttaacaactatatttttcaatgagaaatgttatgttcacaacattttacgtaatactttcacaacaaaatttatatggaaagttgttactagttctaatttgaacccaccactgaaattatttttttactcgccaatattaattaataacaatctgttacttataatttattatgaaaatattgtggtaatattttttaattaggatttttttttatattatttttcttccaaccatttcattttcatccacgtttcctttcattttttctttttttttttcttgtttttctcctccacacaagTGTCCAGCCcccttctttttatattctttttcacCTCATCAAGTACATTTCAGCATCTCTTTGCttcacatgagagagagagagagagagagagagagagagagagagagagacttgtcGTCCTCCAACCGTTGCTCCAGCTTCTCCAACGCCGCTCCAGCATCTCCACTGCCGCTGGGTCAGATCggcttgttctttcttttctttttcttttttttcttttttcatatttgcttgttctgattcaactttattttaagaattggattttgttttgtgtttggattaattcttttgctcatgaacaagtctctctcttttctcttttctctttttttttttttttttttttttttttctgatttcatttggtttatgagaaaaaaagaagcaacagCAACAGAGTgaatgagagaatgagagaaaaaaaaaaaaaagcaagaagcAACGGAgagaatgaaagagaaaaagaaatttggaggagagagaaagaattaatataataagtagttgttctaatattttattcaagaaattcaatagctaatgaacagtagcccatcagGTCTGATGGGCTAttgttcattagcaaaaaaaaaaatgaggaatagAGAAGTTGTTGGAGCATGAACAGTAGAGATTTGGAGCAAATCTTCTCTATATTTTGGCTATCATTgactgttggagatgctctaactTATGTGAAAGTAATATTGTATTAATCACAACTTGTCATTTTAATAGTGATTATAATGGGCTAGACCTAGGATAGGGTCAAATCAAAGGTGCACTGTCTTACCTCGTTCCCTATTTGTGCtagaaaaattttgcaaaaagtaAAGGGTGAAGTAGGTTACAAATATTTTGTTATCCATAATGAGACgattttaacattaaaaagaataagTGGTCATATGAGTGCTAAGAAactgataaataaaaaataaaaactgagtgttttgacttttgatgTTAAGAAAATAcgcataaaaatattaaattatatataaataatttaaacatattttttgttattctatATATTTGGAGTAGGGTGGGGTAAGACAAAGAGGGGCAATAAAacctgtaaggactcaatttgtaacgacccaaaatgatattgggttcgcacgtaaaaaagcccaaacaatatcatttgtagagcgtggatttgaaaggctaggccttggtcaccagacggtggttagtcgtggtattcatacagaattaaaccgtgttcgctcgaggagtctttctccttgaggcggtctgggaggctctagttcttGGCATTTTTTCTCAGCCCCCCCCCCTTTTTGGCGCatcagtcttcacattatataactcttcttggctgatcctggccctccacctgttgatcaggcaggtgcccATTCAAGTATCTGTCTCATCAACCGCCTCcccttactttttgttagttacaataaccgaagccacactgttcaggcgtcttttctcattaatatggttaggacGTTTATGgatgcattcaatgcggaggggacgtataTACCTTGAACCACCTCCacaccgtacccccacgtgggtcccattctactcgtcTCTTCTCCTGGGGGCCTTTTGGAGACTGCGTTTGATGATATGTCACTCTTCCCTTCgaagtcttgggatgccgaggacagggccATCCTCGGCTGcgtctctaggctatttggtcttttcctactcgtcctcggcaactacCCTCCTCAGCACAGGCCCTAGGCCCTAGTGGAAAGCGGGCCGGGTCGTAAGTTCTCtggccctacaatagcccctcaaaatcctgctatccggctcctcggacggataagagggttttgatgacatcagacgTCTGTCAATgcttgtcacctatcggttcccgagactttttgcttgcccgagacacgttcttAGAGCCTTTGGAAGGTGACATGTgtcctcattaaatacgggcggctctgtgcttcccacgttcaacggcgtGATGGAGATCTAACGGTGGAGATTTCCTtgcctttatgggcgggaaaattcgtgCAGTTACTTTTGATGGGAGgcataaataatttttggaactgatttgtctctttagttttgcacttaagagttctagcgcacATACCCTAGGTTCAACTGAATTTTTGTCCAAACTCAAGTTTATCTCCAGCACcaaaaagcctgtccgaggcacctttcctcttttttgtAAGTTCTctgcctccattaactcgtgctttttcctTTCtggatttatttttctcttgtccCTCTCCTTCTCACATAGTTAGTTGAGTCTGTTTAGTAGTTCTTAAAGATGGTTAAAATGAGACTGAGGAAATTGGTTGAGACCGAAGAGGtgatggaaaagttcatcgttgattatagaATTCCCCCCAACGTGAGTTTGAggcattgtaagatgggggagtggcatATTCTGAGAAATATGGGCGATGTGGTAATTCCTGTTATCGCCTtcgtagaggggggtatgagaatccccatggggccaGTAATGAAGAattaccttaggcatttccaGTTAGCTCCCACCTAGTGCGCcgccaatatgtttaggattctgggttgtgtggatgccctaaatgagaaaatggggctaagactaacccatcatgacatgaattggtgctacaatctccaaaaattaaagGGCAAAATCTATTATATGAAGACCAGAGACGAAAGGGTTcggctaattcagtgcctccccgACTCCAGTAAGGGGTTGAACAAAGACTTTCTTATTGTATCTAGGGAATGGCACGATAGCGTTCCATGCCCAATggtggagggagaaccaggtggggtataaAGAGTGGAAGGGCGCTGATCCTTTGCACCATTTTAATTTGACGTGGTTCGGTTACTAACCATGTGCATGTCTTTTTCTTGCAAATCCCAACGCCTTTCATCGGCACTTTCACCTAGTTAACCGGGTggacttggagactgttcttcaggcggcagtttttgtaaatgacaatgatggtcaagtcagagccgctcacaaaatcttagggtacgcTCCCCTTCAAAAGTCGTTCGCCGACCCAAAGCACGTGATTAGCGCTAACCATCCTCGGTTTCCAAAAATTACCATAGTTGAACAAGGGTTTTTGATCTCCGAAGGATCTCCTGTCCCAGTAGGCATCCCATTGGTGGGCTCTTCGTCGCTTCATCGCGCAACGGAGGACGAAGATAATTTGGATCCGTCCGAGGAGGGTTCTGGGGTATTTGATCAAGCCGACCCATCCGAGAATCCTTCTGGCGATCTAAGGGACCTAGACTTGTCCGAAACGGAGCTATTGTCAGTGGGTACATCCTCCCGAGCCGAGATGGGACTTAAGAGAAAGCCCTCACCAGCTTACTCGACCTCCTCGAGGGTCAACCGGGGAAGGGTGCGCAAGGAACACTGCAGTCCAGTGTTCCATCTCCACCACCTCAGCCCCAGACCATccaaaccaggtcatcctccaccaagtcgCAGCCACAATCTCCccgccccaaacttcctgctcctcctCAAACAGCTCTGCCTCCTTGGCTGGAGCCCACCgactcaaagagaaagaggagtcccaagggtAAAAAGCCCATGGACGGGGGAAAATCTCAATCTTCTAAGGAGAGGGATGAAGCCCCGCGTGTGAAATAATTAAAGATTGAGCACCAAAGCAAGGGTAAAGAGACCGAAACCCCATCCGCCCAAAGAAAGGGGAAGGGGATCGAAGCCCAATCCTTGCCAAGCGTCTGGCTTCccgccccaatgctccacgggggGCCACTACTGGAAACCGcgtccatgagggaccttggagatggcgagggcggttatgtggccgacgcattagggagaaccatgctacttccCACCGACGTGGATGAGTTaaagaaaatgaggatgcaggaggttttcctcagtatgaagaggtacttgggcatggtaaggctcttgaaacctaaaactttattaactcttgctCCTGGTCTGTCACTCACAATGTATTTATCTcacttgacaggctctccaggccacctataggatggaggaggaAGTTAACAAGCAGAGTAAGGCCGCCGAGAATGAACGCTCCAAACGCATAGACTCCGTGCGGACTCTCAAAGCTTCCGAGGACGACCTTGTAAAGGCTAAGGAAACTTTAAAGTAGGCTATCCGAGAGAGGGATAGCGCCTCGGCAGGTTTAGATggcgcccaaaaacaggccgaggaacagacaaaacgtctactcgaagccgaggatcagttgCAAATAGCCAAGGAGCAGATTAGTGATTTGAAGAAAAGACTGATCTTGGCAGAGAATGCTAAAGGTGTGGCGGAGTATGCCCGGGACGAAACTGTGAGGGCCAAGCaggaggctgagtttgccagaAACGAGGCCGAAGTTGCTAGGGACAAGGCCGAGGATGAGGGTTACAATACGGGGgtagctgaaacccaagcctCCCTTAAAGCCCAAATTCCCGGAGTGTGCAAGCTATACTGCTCCCAGATTTGGGAAGAGGCCTTAAAGCGAGTTGGGGTGGATGCTTCGTCTGATTTGTGGAAAACGGAGAGCATATTTTACCCTCCAGCCATCCGTGAGGCCGCCTCCGCCAGCTCCGAGGTTATGAGCGATCAACACGAGGCAGGGGTTACTCAGTCAGAAGCTGCACAGATCAGCGTCCCTCCTGGCGAGTCGCTTAAAGGGGGAGAGCTTCAAGATGTGATAGAAGCACCTGAAAGTATGGATCCCGAGGTACCCAAAGAGGATGCCGAGCCGATGGTCAGCGCTCAGATCCCTGATGCCGACGAGCCAGCCATCCTTGCCCAGCCTCTGCAGGCAATTCCCCTCGCTGAGGTCCCCAAAAGTACCGACACCAATCCTgctcagccttccccagaagggactgTCCTCCAGGGCATCGAAACTAGTCCTGTTCTGCCTTCCCAAGATGTGGCCAACACAGAATTGAAGAAGTAGAAACCCCGGCCAGCCTccatatttgtttttagtttaatgattgactagtttcccttttattttgaaaattttataatttgctTGTAGCTGAACCTGTTGAAcacatatatgaaattcttttcttcctctttccttttgatTACATGTCAGTTGCCCTCGTCGATACTTACTATTGTTACGGACCTTATGATTTTTGAACTAGTTATCTTAATAAGTATAAATAGTTATGCATGCGATATATTTAGAATCATGTTTCTGAATGTTAGCTTACCCGCACCCATAGGGCATTGAACTCGCGTCTGAACCTCCTTCAATGGAGATATAGGCATCATTCGAGATGTCCCGTGTGTTGTTAGGTCCAACTTAGTATCcagatttcctttaagtagttggtttccccataggtttgagtccgaggaccatgcaataccttggttctgtccaaaacttgatctttaagtagttggtttccccataagtttgagtccgaggaccatgcaataccttggttctgtccaaaacttgatctttaagtagttggtttccccataggtttgagtccgaggaccatgcaataccttggttctgtccaaaacttaatttttaagcagttggtttccccataggtttgagtccgaggaccatgcaataccttggttctgttcaaaacttagtttttaagtagttggtttccccatagatttgagtccgaggaccatgcaataccttggttctgtccaaaacttagtttttaagtaattggtttccccacaagtttgagtccgaggaccatgcaatatgtcaaaaacttgatttttaagtagttggtttccccataggtttgagtttgaggaccatgcaataccttggttctgtccaaaacttaatttttaagtcgttggtttccccataggtttgagtccgaggaccatgcaataccttggttctgtccaaaacttaatttttaagtagttggtttccccataagttttagtccgaggaccatgcaataccttcgttctgtccaaaacttagtttttaagtagttgggggatATTAGCCCTTCGGCCAAGGTGTGGGACATTGGTTTGGGGGGATTAGCTCCTTGGCGAAGCCCCTAAAACCATCCGCACTACTGACgcttcgaagcgtagcccctatggaagaaacgtagcccctattGGAACTTTATGTTAGGACACTACAACAGGTTGTTGGAAATGATGGGGGACTTTCTCaacccaccgcctgtgccaacacgtaagccttcccacagacggcgccaattgtaaggactcaatttgtaatgacccaaaatgatattgagttcgcacgtaaaaaggcccaaacaatatcatttgtagagcgtgggtttgaaaggctaggccttggtcaccagacggtggttagtcgtggtgttcatacagaattaaaccgtgttcgctcgaggagtctttctccttgaggcgATCTGGGAGGCTTtagttcttggccttttttcccagcccccccccctttttggcgca is a genomic window of Quercus lobata isolate SW786 chromosome 2, ValleyOak3.0 Primary Assembly, whole genome shotgun sequence containing:
- the LOC115976984 gene encoding protein PGR, producing MEKIMIQPLIAALISSLIAIRAYRRKSLDLSGALAGFIVMTLHIAVGYRYGALLLVFFFSSSKLTKVGEEKKRRVDADFKEGGQRNWIQVLFNSGIAAILAVIVWKLAGWQDKCLDSKDSSLITSLIGGIIGHYCCCNGDTWSSEIGVLSEAQPRLITTFKPVRKGTNGGVTQAGLLAAAAGGSVIGLTFVLLGFLTTKCTYDVAVKQLLVIPLSAMAGLGGSLIDSLLGATLQFSGFCTVRNKVVGKPGPTVKKISGLSILDNNGVNLVSILLTSLLTSIACTYIF